GTATAACCCATTCACTTTTACACTAACTATTTCATCAAATTCACTTTGATGGTCATCATTTACTaaattttaatttcaaaattaaaaTACATGACAAAActaacaataaaaaaatacaaaaaaatgtaACGCCGCATTAAATAAATTAATACACTTTTAAACCGTttctaaacaaaaaaaatatatatataataatagtcTTGTACCGTTACACCCCCAAATTCAAAAAGGACCTCAGTAACGGCTAGTTTCCTTCATCTTCCCTTTCCGATTCCCAACACAACTCATCCTCCAAACCCCCTCACAATTTTCAATAATCGTCGCCGGAGATGACTAATTCCGTTGCGGCAGCTCCATCAGCGGACCACGGCGGAGCTCCTCCGCTACCTCACCCTAACCGCCGCCCTAGAGTCAAACAAGTCGCCTCCAGATTCATGTCTCCAGCCCCCTCTCCAATCTCATCCGCCGGAGATCTACACTCTCTCACAATGAAATCACCGAAACACTCGGTCACCACTCCAGCGCCGGACCGAGTGTCAAAACCGTCGCCTTCGCAGCGACGGTTGTTGCTCCGTAGCCAGACTCCGGAACCGTTCTCTTCGTCTTCGCAAGAGAACATTCCGGAGACTGTACGGAGCATGGAAACACCGTTTCAGTTTGCGAAACCGGAATCGAATCAGAGGAGACAACGTGCTGTGGTTAAGCTGTTTAAAGAGAACGGATTTGGAGATCAGATTCAGATCCCGAAATCGTCGACTGTAAGAACGAGTAAATCTTCGAGACCTGATACTCCGAGTGATCGGATTGTTCCATCTAGGTTTAGGTTACCGCAGCAGCGGCAATCCAATCAATCGAATTCATCGAGTTCTTCGGTTACAGATGCTGCAAAGCTGCTTCAATTGACTGGATTGTCGTTTTCGTCTGCTAATAACGAATCGCAATCGCAATCAGAATGTGATTCAGTTCAAGGCGGTTCGTGCCCTAATTCGCCTATCGCCTGTCGCCGCACAACAACACTACCTTCTGATACGAGTGTGTCCGTGACGGATGAAAACACATCATCCACCAGATCCCTGGTTCGGAGTAGTAGTGGCAGTATTGTCACCGGTGCGAATTCTCAAACAGCGTCATCATCGTTGTTGTCTTCGTCGTTATCTTCATCGTTATCTACGCCTTCTCTTTGTAGCAGATCGCTTAATTTGCCAAACTCCGCGTGTCTTAATACTTTCCAAAGCATAGAGAGGAGTCTATGCAGGCCACCGCAACCGGCCAGTAGTAAACTTGGAGTTGAATCTAAGAAGGGGAAGAAGCCTCAGTCTTCTCAACAAGATGTTTATTCTTTGAAACTGCTTCATAATCATTATTTGCAGTGGAGGTTTGCAAATGCTAAAGCACAAGTCTCTATGAATGCTCAGACAACACAAATGGAGGTTTGTTAATGCTTATTGTTTTTGTAAATAACTATTTGTGGTTACATTATGTGCTTGTGTTAGATAGGAACCATAAAGGGCTTATTTGATTGCATTGTGAATATTGGAAAAGTGTTTTAAATGGCATTCTAATTACTGTTTGTTTAATCTATGTAGAGTCAATTGTTTTCTCTTGGAGCTGATATATCTCATTTGCGCGATAATGTGAAGAAGAAGCAAGCTGAACTTCAACTACTGCAACGAACAAAAGCTCTTTCGACTGTTCTTGATACTCAGGTAAGGCATTGTTATCTGATAGATTGTTTTTGTTTACATATGAAAAAGGCTATAGTTCTGACTTTTGGTAACGCGTACGCTCTCTGGATCTgactttttagtttttttttttttttttttttttttttttttttctgtggGATGATTTAGATGCCTTATCTTGATGATTGGTCTGCTGTGGAGGAAGATTACACAAGGTCCTTAGACGGAGCCATAACTGCTTTAACTAACTCCTTGCTCCGGCTCCCTATTAGCGGGAACGTTCAGGTAAGGATGTTTAGTTATTACCTTGTGATAGTTATTATTACCTGTAAGTTTTGTGGTTTTGATCAAGATGGGATTTTGTGGCAGGTTAATGTAAAAGATGTAGCAGAGGCTCTGGATTCAGCGGTCAAAACTGCAGATATGATAGCTCACCAAATGCAAATGTTTTTGCCTAAGGTAAATGATACAGGCATGATGTTGAATGTTCTTGAACCACATGTGTCACCATGACCTGCAAATGTTGTGTCTAAATCATTATAGGTGTGAAATATGATGCTATTCAGGCCAAACTGTTTACGACCCGTTCACCCATTGTTTTACTTACAGCCCATTCACAACCCGCCAACCTGTAACTTGATTAAAACCTGCCAGCCTGTTTACAACCCAACCCAACCAACCCGTCATTTAGATAAATGGGTTACAATATCGTGTTCGGGTTACGTGACTCTAAGTGTGTTTGGGTTAGGGTTGATGTCTTTAACACAAACAAATATATGGGTGTCTTGTTCAAGTTCGTCAATTCAACCTGTCAACCCAACACAATTGCCGCCCCTATGCACCATGACCTGCAAATGAGACTTGTGTGTCTACTTGGCCTTTTTAGTCGTTTGGACCCAGCCCATCCAAAACAATTTTCATTGGGCTTATGAGACTTTATGATGTGTGCTTCTTTTGTTTGTGTGATATTTGGAAGCTGATTAAAGAATCTTGTCCACTGCAGGCTGAAGAGATGGACAGTTTAATGTCGGAATTAGCAACGGTTATCGATGTCGAAAAAGCACTAGCTGAGGAATGTGGAAATTTATTGGTAAAGACACATACATTACAGGTAAGTTAACACCTTGCTCATTGTTGCTTGTGCAGCAAGCATCTTGAAGAAGAATAAACTTGACAAGCAAGTAATCTGATGCAAATGTTAATGAAACTTTAATTGCAGATTGAAGATTGCAGTTTAAGAGGACATCTAATGCAAGTTGCCTCATCTTAAACAATATAGCAGAGGACACATTTGTTCTCCATAAATCAGGGTGCTGATGAAAGGAATGGTTTTTGTGCGTGTGGGTGGTTGTATGCAAAGAGaataaattttctttttaatATAGTAACATATATAAATAATGCTATTTTTTTTGTTGGTATTTTTCCATATTATGATGCCATTAGAGAGTCACAGGAGTGAAATTGAGTGAATACCCTCGGTTTTACTAGTTTTTGCAGAAAAACAAGGAGTGAAAAATGAGGCCGAAAAACACATCACCCAAtaggaaagaaaaaaaaaacggcCACGGGCCAACAAACGAATGCTAAAAACGTCTATTGAGCTTGCTCTTAGTACAGACGGTCTTCTAGGGATGTGATGTCTTATCAACATCCCAATATAAGACATTGTTATTAAAGAAATCTCAGATTTTAAACAATTTAGGAAAAGTAATACTATACAAGTCATAACATATGCGTAAAAGTATACACATTGTAACATGTAACATAAGATTTTAAATATCACTAATACAGtgtacttatcatacaactatgtatatatatttagacATGCTTATTTATCAATAAGATCACAAATGAGTGGAAAATCAAAGTCCATCCATGGTAGTATTGTGCAAACATGTATGTCCGGACATGCTAACCAGCCCACACCAGGCCGCCCCAGGCCCAACATGTGAGTTAAATCAGCGGCAAGGCGATTGGCGCTTAGGATCGGAATCGAACCTGCGAACTTGTGCTTATTGTGCAAATCTCATGCCCCCATCCATGGTAGTATGCTAGTATGTGGGCACGGACGAAACTCTCCATGGGTGTTTATCGACTTACCAAACAATAAGTGTTAATAGGCTGCACATGTCGGGTATTTTCAATACCCGGTTATAGATATGGAACCGATTATGTATTTAAATGATGGGAAAAATTAGGTATTGAAAATAACCGGGTCGGATCTGGTTCCAGACTTCTAGGTACACTCCAAAAAAAAACGTACCTTACCAGGTTCCAGGTGGGTATGGAACCAATTCTTCAAGAACTGGACCCTATTTTCAGTTCAACAGCAATGCATCTAATCACACATTTTTTCTGGAACATGAAGGTACTACCGCTAAAAGTACATGAAATTTAAAATTGAAGACTAACAGTCGTTCCCTCCAAAAGTACAACAAAATTCTGTATTTACAGGTGTGCAAGCATCAGCTTTCAAACATCACAAATCAACATGTATGATTAGATGCATTGCTTTCAAACATCAAAAATTAGGTATTGAAAATAACCGGGTCAGATCCGGTTCCAGACTTCCAGTTACACTCCAAAAAAACCATACCTCACCCAGTTGGTCAGGTATGGAACCGATTCTTCAAGAATTAGGTATGGATAATACCCTATTTTCAGATATGGAAAACTCGGTCCAGAAAGCTGATTTTGTGTGTTTTGGGGctgctatttttttttttaattccaagtctttttttttttttttttttttttgcataaaacTTCAAAAATCAATATGCTAACATAAAACTGCATATATGTTAGAAACTTAAAATGTTCAGGTATAGAAAAACCCTGGGTTTGGACATAGAAACGGTTCCAGTTCCAGGTATATATCGGGTATTACGTGGTTTTGATTCCGGGTATTGAGGTCCAAATGTATGCCCTATGTGTACCCTAAGGGTAGGGTCGACTCCAGGGCCGGGTACGGATCTGGTTCCAGTTTTCTTATGCACCTCTAAGTATTAGGTCCGTACATTAAAAAGTGTTAGGTCCATCCTTGACAGCCTATTAGACCATGGGGTGTGTGGGTCGTCCCCACCCCGTCTCTTCTCGTcgcccacaccgcccccctcccCCTCGTCGCGGCGCAAACGGC
This is a stretch of genomic DNA from Helianthus annuus cultivar XRQ/B chromosome 16, HanXRQr2.0-SUNRISE, whole genome shotgun sequence. It encodes these proteins:
- the LOC110916459 gene encoding protein ENDOSPERM DEFECTIVE 1: MTNSVAAAPSADHGGAPPLPHPNRRPRVKQVASRFMSPAPSPISSAGDLHSLTMKSPKHSVTTPAPDRVSKPSPSQRRLLLRSQTPEPFSSSSQENIPETVRSMETPFQFAKPESNQRRQRAVVKLFKENGFGDQIQIPKSSTVRTSKSSRPDTPSDRIVPSRFRLPQQRQSNQSNSSSSSVTDAAKLLQLTGLSFSSANNESQSQSECDSVQGGSCPNSPIACRRTTTLPSDTSVSVTDENTSSTRSLVRSSSGSIVTGANSQTASSSLLSSSLSSSLSTPSLCSRSLNLPNSACLNTFQSIERSLCRPPQPASSKLGVESKKGKKPQSSQQDVYSLKLLHNHYLQWRFANAKAQVSMNAQTTQMESQLFSLGADISHLRDNVKKKQAELQLLQRTKALSTVLDTQMPYLDDWSAVEEDYTRSLDGAITALTNSLLRLPISGNVQVNVKDVAEALDSAVKTADMIAHQMQMFLPKAEEMDSLMSELATVIDVEKALAEECGNLLVKTHTLQIEDCSLRGHLMQVASS